The Streptomyces sp. NBC_01689 genome includes a window with the following:
- a CDS encoding CU044_5270 family protein — protein sequence MNAPKHGDEVERQELSHLLPRPGTPGLSPARSQRLEEYLMQEVTQAGTQAQAAPAAAVKRGMPRWSLIAAPAAALAVAAAVAVSVTGSGDGMSPDDSVAMASVITVQPASAHGATAFLSQVADAASKQKTPAVGAHQFIYIKSKVGFTHQVKQRTIGGPAKLDAVHQREVWLAADPSKNGLIHEGGQNITIHNSGPGVVNPDEASQPPRPGTVPQIASLSTDPDTLLKQIYTATRGQAPGKDAAAFNWVGETVSESIVPGDVASSIWRAAAKIPGVVLVKDATDAAGRHGEAIAHVAGGERTEYIFDRNTHLFLGERSYLIKDTPEGKAGMLTGTSAVLSRAVVNKIGDHPTGTRA from the coding sequence ATGAACGCTCCGAAACACGGTGACGAGGTCGAGCGCCAGGAGCTGTCCCACCTGCTGCCGCGCCCCGGCACACCAGGTCTCTCTCCCGCCCGGTCTCAACGTCTTGAGGAATATCTGATGCAGGAAGTCACCCAGGCCGGCACCCAGGCACAGGCGGCCCCCGCCGCCGCTGTGAAGCGTGGTATGCCGCGCTGGAGCCTGATCGCCGCACCGGCCGCAGCCCTGGCCGTCGCCGCGGCGGTCGCGGTCAGCGTCACCGGCTCCGGCGACGGCATGAGCCCCGACGACAGTGTGGCCATGGCGTCGGTCATCACGGTGCAGCCCGCCTCGGCCCACGGCGCCACGGCTTTCCTGAGCCAGGTCGCGGACGCGGCGAGCAAGCAGAAGACACCCGCCGTGGGCGCCCACCAGTTCATCTACATCAAGAGCAAGGTCGGCTTCACCCACCAGGTCAAACAGCGCACCATCGGCGGCCCGGCCAAGCTCGACGCCGTCCACCAGCGCGAAGTATGGCTCGCAGCAGACCCCTCCAAGAACGGCCTCATCCACGAGGGCGGCCAGAACATCACCATCCACAACAGCGGCCCGGGCGTGGTCAACCCCGACGAAGCGTCCCAGCCCCCCAGGCCCGGCACCGTCCCCCAGATCGCGTCACTGTCCACCGACCCCGACACACTGCTGAAGCAGATCTACACCGCCACCCGCGGCCAGGCCCCCGGCAAGGACGCCGCCGCGTTCAACTGGGTCGGCGAGACCGTGTCCGAATCGATCGTCCCCGGTGACGTCGCCTCCTCCATCTGGCGGGCCGCCGCGAAGATCCCCGGCGTCGTCCTCGTCAAGGACGCCACCGACGCGGCCGGCCGCCACGGCGAAGCCATCGCCCACGTCGCAGGCGGCGAACGCACCGAATACATCTTCGACCGCAACACCCACCTGTTCCTCGGCGAGCGCAGCTACCTCATCAAGGACACCCCCGAAGGCAAGGCCGGCATGCTCACCGGCACCAGCGCAGTCCTCTCCCGCGCCGTCGTGAACAAGATCGGTGACCACCCCACGGGCACCCGCGCCTGA
- a CDS encoding dihydrolipoyl dehydrogenase family protein yields the protein MDPDRSEWDVIVLGGAAAGENAAQYATQFSGLDAVLVEAELLGGECSYWACMPSKVLLRPADVLGNARHVPGVASLLTGHVLDVPAALARRDTVVNGLDDSSQIGWALGAGIDVVRGYGRLDGERSVAVDMAAGGTRVLTARHAVVIDTGSCTTVPPIEGMAKARPWTSRDVTNLHEVPRRVVVLGGGVVACEAATWLRALGVAELSVVYRRTELLPREEPFAGRMVGDRLREAGVRLLPGRSITKVGRDDPREMGVGLPHGGEVTVWLDDGSTLVCDELVLATGRTPNTQDIGLSSVGCPDDGFLEVDDEQVVRAVRGHWLYAVGDVCGRALLTHMGKYQARVAGEVIAARATGHSVAGAQSGVRGAADGHRGNPQVTFTDPEVGSAGMTERRAREAGLDVATAEYDMAALAGTYVMRDDYLGRAKLVIDRATDTVVGATFVGSGVADLVHSATTAIVARVPLPVLWHVVPSYPTASEVWLRLLETYRLQSHA from the coding sequence GTGGATCCTGATCGCTCCGAGTGGGACGTCATCGTGCTGGGTGGCGCCGCAGCGGGCGAGAACGCGGCTCAATACGCCACACAGTTCTCGGGTTTGGACGCGGTGCTCGTGGAAGCCGAACTGCTGGGTGGCGAGTGCTCGTACTGGGCCTGCATGCCCAGCAAGGTCCTGCTGCGCCCCGCTGACGTACTGGGCAACGCGCGGCATGTGCCCGGTGTGGCGTCGCTGTTGACTGGTCACGTGCTGGACGTGCCGGCGGCGCTGGCTCGCCGGGACACTGTCGTGAACGGCCTCGACGACTCCTCACAGATCGGATGGGCGCTCGGTGCCGGCATCGATGTGGTCCGGGGATACGGGCGTCTCGACGGGGAGCGCTCAGTGGCGGTGGACATGGCAGCGGGCGGCACCCGTGTGCTCACCGCGAGGCACGCGGTGGTGATCGACACAGGGTCCTGCACCACCGTGCCGCCGATCGAGGGCATGGCAAAGGCCCGCCCGTGGACCTCCCGCGATGTCACCAACCTGCACGAGGTACCGCGCCGGGTCGTCGTCCTGGGCGGCGGGGTGGTCGCGTGCGAGGCGGCGACCTGGCTGAGGGCGCTGGGCGTGGCCGAATTGAGCGTCGTGTACCGGCGGACCGAGTTGCTGCCGCGAGAGGAACCGTTTGCCGGGCGTATGGTCGGCGACCGGCTCAGGGAGGCAGGGGTACGTCTGCTTCCCGGGCGGTCGATCACCAAGGTGGGACGCGACGACCCGCGGGAGATGGGGGTCGGGCTGCCCCATGGCGGAGAGGTAACCGTCTGGCTGGACGACGGCAGCACACTCGTCTGCGACGAACTGGTGCTCGCCACCGGTCGTACGCCCAACACTCAGGACATCGGCCTGTCGTCCGTCGGATGCCCCGACGACGGCTTCCTCGAGGTGGACGACGAGCAAGTCGTACGGGCGGTGAGGGGGCATTGGCTGTACGCGGTCGGTGATGTCTGCGGGCGCGCGTTGCTGACTCACATGGGCAAGTATCAGGCGCGGGTCGCCGGCGAGGTCATCGCTGCTCGTGCCACGGGCCACTCCGTGGCCGGGGCTCAGAGCGGTGTGCGGGGCGCTGCCGACGGCCATCGCGGCAACCCGCAGGTGACGTTCACCGACCCGGAGGTCGGATCAGCCGGTATGACCGAGCGGCGGGCCCGCGAAGCGGGACTCGACGTGGCAACGGCCGAGTACGACATGGCTGCCCTCGCTGGCACGTATGTCATGCGTGATGACTACCTCGGGCGCGCCAAACTCGTCATTGATCGAGCAACCGACACGGTTGTGGGCGCGACGTTCGTCGGTTCGGGCGTCGCGGATCTCGTCCACTCCGCCACGACGGCCATTGTCGCAAGGGTCCCGCTTCCCGTGCTGTGGCACGTGGTGCCCAGCTACCCCACCGCCAGCGAGGTCTGGCTGCGCCTGCTCGAGACGTACCGACTTCAGAGTCATGCCTGA
- a CDS encoding LuxR family transcriptional regulator: MEDAAPLELVGVDAEAERAYRHLLARGGGTVDDVMAALDVTYQEGLALVERLHRFGLVTRRTSGEFLTVDPRHALRALVESRERQLASVRDAAGSLGAIFDTAKRARNGGHGTIVISGPEVVGDRYYRLKQAARAEICSLDRPPFLLAPNAPLDEAVVGRGVRVRAVYAASSFVADGGWPELGSLVSRGEEARITPTLPVKLSMADRSAAMVSLSLSAGNTECLYTEAPPLLEALAELFERYWAVASPLARDPGPDARVPPPAVLPEEDRKPTDEERNLLALFAAGVKDEAIARQFGISSRTLRRRIQDLYAELGTTSRFGAGVAAARRGWV; encoded by the coding sequence ATGGAGGATGCTGCGCCGTTGGAGCTGGTCGGGGTGGACGCCGAGGCGGAGAGGGCCTATCGCCATCTGCTGGCGCGCGGTGGCGGGACCGTCGACGACGTGATGGCGGCGCTCGACGTGACGTACCAGGAAGGGCTGGCGCTGGTCGAACGGCTGCACCGCTTCGGCCTGGTCACCCGGCGTACCTCGGGAGAGTTCCTCACCGTGGATCCGCGGCACGCGCTGCGGGCGCTGGTGGAGTCACGCGAACGCCAACTCGCCTCCGTGCGTGATGCGGCGGGCTCTCTCGGGGCGATCTTCGACACCGCCAAACGGGCCAGGAACGGTGGCCACGGAACCATCGTGATCAGCGGGCCGGAGGTGGTCGGCGACCGCTACTACCGGTTGAAGCAGGCCGCGCGCGCCGAGATCTGTTCCCTCGACCGTCCCCCGTTCCTGCTGGCCCCGAACGCGCCGCTCGACGAGGCGGTGGTGGGCCGTGGTGTCCGGGTCCGCGCCGTCTACGCGGCCTCCAGCTTCGTCGCCGACGGCGGATGGCCGGAACTGGGCAGTCTGGTGTCGAGGGGGGAAGAGGCCAGGATCACGCCGACGCTGCCGGTCAAGCTCTCCATGGCCGACCGCTCGGCCGCGATGGTGTCCCTGAGTCTTTCCGCCGGGAACACCGAGTGCCTCTACACCGAGGCGCCGCCGCTGCTGGAGGCTCTCGCGGAACTCTTCGAACGCTATTGGGCGGTCGCGTCCCCGCTGGCACGCGACCCCGGTCCCGATGCCCGGGTGCCGCCGCCGGCCGTTCTCCCGGAGGAAGACCGCAAGCCCACGGACGAGGAACGCAATCTCCTGGCCCTGTTCGCGGCCGGTGTCAAGGATGAGGCGATCGCCCGCCAGTTCGGGATTTCGTCACGGACCCTGCGTAGGCGCATCCAGGACCTCTACGCGGAACTGGGGACGACCAGTCGGTTCGGCGCCGGCGTCGCGGCGGCGCGCCGCGGCTGGGTCTGA
- a CDS encoding MBL fold metallo-hydrolase — MLVGVSCGSEVLMNATLTLPRGEEPDFHSGEVYFIGNATTLIRFAGFAILTDPAFLHKGDHVHLGHGIYARREMEPDCQVADLPALDLIVLSHYHADHFDHVAARDLNREIPVVSTKHAIEELRSLGFSNGSALDTWESQTVRKGDARLVVTAMPAEHTSDFEMADLLMPVNGSLLDFYNGEQRLFRLYISGDTMLHNRLHDIPRNYPDISLGLFHAGGTTLFLTTVTMTGAQAVRCAEIVRPHTAIPIHYNDFSVFRSGLDDFKTAAAKSSTPVRFHYLTHGGRYNFSPDQ, encoded by the coding sequence ATGCTGGTCGGCGTGTCCTGTGGAAGCGAGGTTCTGATGAACGCAACGCTCACGCTCCCGCGAGGGGAGGAGCCGGACTTCCACTCGGGTGAGGTCTACTTCATTGGGAACGCGACAACGTTGATCCGTTTTGCAGGGTTCGCCATTCTGACGGATCCTGCGTTCCTGCATAAGGGGGACCATGTCCATCTCGGGCACGGTATCTATGCTCGGCGCGAGATGGAGCCAGATTGCCAGGTAGCCGACTTGCCCGCACTGGATCTGATCGTCTTGTCCCACTACCATGCCGATCACTTCGATCACGTCGCGGCTCGGGACCTGAACAGAGAGATACCGGTAGTCAGCACGAAGCACGCAATCGAGGAGCTGCGATCGCTTGGCTTCAGCAACGGTAGCGCGCTGGACACGTGGGAGAGCCAGACCGTCCGAAAGGGCGATGCCCGACTCGTAGTGACGGCCATGCCGGCCGAACACACCAGCGACTTCGAGATGGCGGACCTGCTGATGCCCGTCAACGGCAGTCTGCTGGACTTCTACAACGGCGAACAACGGCTTTTCCGGCTCTACATCAGCGGTGACACCATGCTGCACAACCGCCTGCATGACATCCCCCGGAACTATCCCGACATCAGTCTGGGGCTCTTCCACGCAGGTGGGACGACGCTCTTCTTGACTACGGTAACTATGACCGGGGCACAGGCTGTCCGCTGTGCGGAGATCGTCAGGCCGCACACCGCGATCCCGATCCACTACAACGACTTCTCGGTGTTCCGCTCCGGGCTCGACGACTTCAAGACCGCCGCCGCCAAGTCCTCAACACCCGTCAGATTCCACTATCTGACGCACGGCGGCCGTTACAATTTCTCGCCGGACCAGTAG
- a CDS encoding RNA polymerase sigma factor, with the protein MRARLRAGDPEAFRELYQELGQAIYAHAYRATGDWSSAEDTVSLTFLEVWRLRARLEDSDESVRPWVYGIATNVLRNRGRAARKHQQTLTRFPAPETVPDFADEVAERIDDTERLAAARAAVGRLRRADRDVFMLCVWSDLSYPAAAQALGIPVGTVRSRLSRARGRLLKLTEQELKRAKKRVEPPAPVRQIQGDRTPAVRSIQEKAR; encoded by the coding sequence TTGCGAGCTCGTCTGCGAGCCGGCGATCCAGAAGCCTTCCGCGAGCTGTACCAGGAACTGGGCCAGGCGATCTACGCGCACGCCTACCGCGCCACGGGCGACTGGTCGTCCGCCGAGGACACCGTGTCACTGACCTTCCTGGAAGTGTGGCGCCTGCGCGCACGGCTGGAGGACAGCGACGAGAGCGTCCGCCCCTGGGTCTACGGCATCGCCACCAACGTCCTGCGCAACCGCGGCCGCGCAGCGCGCAAACACCAGCAGACCCTCACCCGCTTCCCCGCACCCGAGACGGTCCCGGACTTCGCCGACGAGGTCGCCGAGCGCATCGACGACACCGAAAGGCTCGCGGCCGCCAGAGCCGCGGTGGGCAGACTGCGCCGCGCGGACCGCGACGTGTTCATGCTGTGCGTCTGGTCCGACCTCAGCTACCCCGCGGCCGCCCAGGCCCTGGGCATCCCGGTCGGTACCGTCCGCTCCCGCCTGTCTCGCGCACGAGGACGTCTGCTCAAACTCACCGAGCAGGAACTGAAGCGCGCGAAAAAAAGAGTGGAACCCCCTGCGCCCGTCCGACAGATACAGGGCGACCGCACACCCGCGGTCCGGTCGATACAGGAGAAAGCCCGATGA
- a CDS encoding IS3 family transposase has protein sequence MKTLITQAFEANHRGYGARKICRHLNRQGVTVARCTVERLMRDLGINGAVRGRKWITTVADASAERAPDLVDATSPPRSPTVANPATSRAGQQLSGLHQPLVLGETSFVGFKLFRGKPDDRAVRIIAGAAHVPGADGLDVQTQQALVVDPSDRPRRGGEPLAQLLAPFLRERQRSAAASALLLLFDDQAALYEPGG, from the coding sequence CTGAAGACCCTGATCACCCAGGCATTCGAAGCCAACCACCGCGGCTACGGCGCCCGGAAGATCTGCCGGCATCTGAACCGTCAGGGCGTCACGGTGGCCCGCTGCACCGTCGAGCGCCTCATGCGCGACCTCGGGATCAACGGTGCGGTCCGCGGCCGGAAATGGATCACCACCGTGGCCGACGCGAGCGCGGAACGTGCCCCGGACCTGGTGGACGCGACTTCGCCGCCCCGGTCCCCAACCGTTGCCAACCCGGCCACCAGCAGAGCCGGGCAGCAGCTCTCCGGACTCCACCAGCCGCTTGTACTCGGCGAGACGAGTTTCGTGGGCTTCAAACTGTTCCGCGGCAAGCCGGACGATCGTGCTGTTCGCATCATCGCCGGTGCCGCTCACGTCCCCGGGGCCGACGGGCTGGACGTACAGACGCAGCAGGCCCTCGTCGTGGATCCCAGTGATCGCCCGCGTCGGGGCGGTGAGCCACTGGCGCAACTCTTGGCGCCCTTCCTCCGTGAGAGACAGCGCTCGGCGGCGGCGTCCGCCCTCCTCTTGCTCTTCGACGACCAGGCCGCGCTGTACGAGCCGGGCGGCTGA
- a CDS encoding TetR/AcrR family transcriptional regulator codes for MSHHHAPSLSEPPAKPLRRDAQRNREAIVAAARTAFAEQGLGASLEGVAREAGVAIGTLYRHFPTRLDLVETLFNAKYTELLATAEEAAVLDDAWEGFCRYMEKLCQLQACDRAFNDLVSARLPLHAAGREMHERAKEICTQVMRSAQEQGVLRDDVTPQDIAFVIWSQAGIIQATRTVAPRAWRRHLYLMLDGFRAQGAHPLPEPPLTSEQADETLIALKCNEEDCREQRP; via the coding sequence ATGAGCCACCACCACGCCCCGTCCCTGAGCGAGCCTCCGGCGAAACCCCTGCGCCGTGACGCACAGCGCAACAGGGAGGCGATCGTGGCCGCCGCCCGCACAGCCTTCGCCGAGCAGGGCCTCGGGGCGTCCCTGGAGGGCGTCGCGCGCGAGGCCGGGGTCGCGATCGGCACCCTCTACCGCCACTTCCCCACCCGGCTCGACCTGGTCGAGACGCTCTTCAACGCGAAGTACACGGAACTGCTCGCCACTGCGGAAGAGGCCGCGGTCCTGGACGACGCCTGGGAGGGGTTCTGCCGCTACATGGAGAAACTCTGCCAGCTGCAGGCCTGCGACCGCGCCTTCAACGACCTGGTCTCGGCGCGGCTGCCCCTGCACGCGGCCGGCCGCGAGATGCACGAACGCGCCAAGGAGATCTGCACCCAGGTCATGCGCAGCGCCCAGGAACAGGGCGTCCTGCGCGACGACGTCACTCCGCAGGACATCGCCTTCGTGATCTGGTCCCAGGCCGGGATCATCCAGGCCACCCGCACCGTCGCCCCCCGGGCCTGGCGCCGTCACCTCTACCTGATGCTCGACGGCTTCCGAGCCCAAGGCGCCCACCCCCTTCCCGAACCTCCTCTGACCAGCGAGCAGGCTGACGAGACCCTCATCGCGCTCAAGTGCAACGAAGAGGACTGCCGCGAACAACGGCCCTGA
- a CDS encoding S8 family serine peptidase, with the protein MLVALTTTGPAVSAGTPLSSTTSAAGRPQATGTVTLITGDKVAVTVSNGRTSASVTDPHGRPGGAHVMTVGPDTYVYPDAALPYIASGALDERLFNVNELLDDGYDDSHSDRLPLIVTYTDAAARSRSAKTPDGARRTLTLSSIQGAAISTEHARTTDFWTSLTGSAGAGAGARSTANAHPSGRLTGGIAKVWLDGKAKATLSDTTAQIGAPEVWAGGDTGQGVDVAVLDTGIDAAHPDFAGRIAASESFVPGQDVTDRHGHGTHVASTVAGTGAASDGKEKGVAPGASLHIGKVLNNDGSGQDSWILAGMEWAARDQHAKIVSMSLGGDPTDGTDPLSQAVNRLSEETGALFVIAAGNSGPEAYSIGAPGAADAALTVGAVNGPGKGVDQLAEFSSRGPRVGDNAVKPDLTAPGVDILAARSQYAPEGEGAYQTMSGTSMATPHVAGAAALLAQKHPDWNGRQLKDALVGTTASTRQSSPYQGGSGRLDIAAAVKATVVASGSAFAQVHYPYPPGQTVRKDVTYSNFAAEPVTLDLGLVADNIPDGLFTLTDPRPTVPAHGTATVGVITHLDRAADNAAYTSQLTATGPDGTIRARTPVGVNKEGRRVKLSVTAKDRKGGGLPGSLVLKDIDRNTVPKVYTVDSSGTLDLSLVPSTYAAWMYADVPGIDGTHTLGLGLFSAPEVDLADDRALHFDAADLHQAAALTPQPTANSFMRVDQYRSNGGMLPFLDSYMPEYWRYDSLWAAATPKVTRGSYTFATRWRQIERPLTFSLGSQTYESAVVQSLSPMLPEGSNRYRAVWAGDGSAADFGRLKIRGQVAVVRRSDSVSAPDQATAAAKAGAKLLLILNDGYGKLDPWADLPDAAPLPVASLGTDDSVRLRSGLHWPGAGLLKVVSHPQPHYLYDLVRHYDGAVPRSLTYRPGPGDLARIDESFRDTKQGKAVQIRYDLTVDSGRPLNSNATPVPAQGTLTSWVTADPGVSWVTQAAVSDLSQQGSPHSYKGRGTSGEVWFSPVQHPRLLDDSAHRAPFRIGDIISTSSISAWGDSDSHAGVAYADGDTSTISLYQGDQLLGEEVNERIVTVEGLPTDPLPYRIVVEGKRDLPGRPYSTRTRTEWGFTSGTTDYRVLSPLPLIQLDYAVDTDLSGRASRHGALTVTPSHFKGATGAASVRTVGLEVSYDDGATWHRTTLRHSGTDWKTSLDAPSKARFASLRTTARDTHGNSVSQTVIRAFGLK; encoded by the coding sequence GTGCTCGTGGCACTGACGACCACCGGACCGGCCGTTTCGGCCGGAACTCCCCTCTCCTCCACCACATCCGCCGCCGGACGTCCGCAGGCCACGGGTACCGTCACGCTGATCACCGGTGACAAGGTCGCGGTGACCGTCAGCAACGGCCGTACCAGCGCCAGCGTCACGGATCCGCACGGCAGGCCCGGCGGCGCCCATGTCATGACGGTCGGCCCCGACACCTACGTGTACCCGGACGCGGCACTGCCCTACATCGCGTCAGGAGCACTCGACGAGCGGCTGTTCAACGTCAACGAACTGCTCGATGACGGCTACGACGACAGCCACAGCGACCGACTGCCGCTGATCGTCACCTACACCGATGCCGCCGCCCGTTCCCGTAGCGCGAAGACCCCGGACGGTGCGCGCAGGACCCTGACACTCAGCAGCATCCAGGGCGCCGCGATATCCACCGAACACGCGCGGACGACGGACTTCTGGACCTCCCTCACCGGCAGCGCGGGGGCCGGGGCGGGAGCGCGCTCGACCGCGAACGCGCACCCGTCCGGGCGGCTGACGGGCGGGATCGCCAAGGTGTGGCTGGACGGCAAGGCCAAGGCGACGCTGTCCGACACCACCGCGCAGATCGGCGCACCTGAGGTCTGGGCGGGCGGGGACACCGGCCAAGGCGTGGACGTCGCCGTGCTGGACACGGGAATCGACGCGGCGCACCCGGACTTCGCGGGGCGGATCGCCGCGTCGGAGAGCTTCGTGCCGGGACAGGACGTCACCGACCGGCACGGCCACGGCACGCATGTCGCCTCGACCGTCGCCGGCACGGGCGCAGCGTCCGACGGCAAGGAGAAGGGGGTGGCTCCGGGCGCTTCGCTGCACATCGGCAAGGTCCTGAACAACGATGGCAGCGGCCAGGACTCCTGGATCCTGGCCGGCATGGAGTGGGCCGCCCGCGACCAGCACGCGAAGATCGTCAGCATGAGCCTGGGCGGTGACCCCACCGACGGCACCGACCCACTGAGCCAGGCCGTCAACCGGCTCAGCGAGGAGACCGGGGCGCTGTTCGTCATCGCCGCGGGCAACTCCGGCCCGGAGGCGTACAGCATCGGCGCGCCGGGTGCGGCGGACGCCGCGCTGACGGTCGGCGCGGTGAACGGTCCGGGCAAGGGCGTGGACCAGCTGGCGGAGTTCTCCAGCCGCGGGCCGCGCGTCGGCGACAACGCCGTCAAGCCCGACCTGACCGCTCCCGGCGTCGACATTCTCGCTGCCCGGTCGCAGTACGCGCCCGAGGGCGAGGGCGCGTACCAGACCATGAGCGGCACGTCGATGGCGACGCCCCATGTCGCGGGCGCCGCAGCCCTCTTGGCGCAGAAGCATCCGGACTGGAACGGACGGCAGCTCAAGGACGCGCTGGTCGGCACCACCGCCAGTACGCGGCAGTCCAGCCCGTACCAGGGCGGTAGCGGGCGGCTCGACATCGCCGCGGCCGTGAAGGCCACCGTGGTCGCCTCCGGTTCCGCGTTCGCCCAGGTCCACTACCCGTATCCACCCGGACAGACGGTTCGCAAGGACGTCACCTACAGCAACTTCGCGGCCGAGCCGGTCACCCTGGACCTGGGTCTCGTCGCGGACAACATCCCCGACGGGCTGTTCACCCTCACCGACCCCCGTCCGACCGTCCCCGCCCACGGCACCGCGACCGTCGGTGTGATCACCCACCTCGACCGGGCCGCGGACAACGCCGCCTACACCAGTCAGCTCACCGCCACCGGCCCCGACGGCACGATTCGCGCCCGTACCCCGGTCGGTGTGAACAAGGAGGGCCGGCGCGTCAAGCTGTCGGTCACCGCGAAGGACCGCAAGGGCGGGGGGCTGCCGGGCTCCCTCGTGCTCAAGGACATCGACCGGAACACCGTTCCCAAGGTGTACACCGTCGACTCCTCCGGCACCCTCGACCTCAGCCTGGTGCCGAGCACCTACGCGGCCTGGATGTACGCCGACGTCCCCGGCATCGACGGCACGCACACCCTGGGCCTGGGCCTGTTCTCCGCACCGGAGGTCGACCTCGCCGACGACCGGGCGCTCCACTTCGACGCAGCCGACCTCCACCAGGCCGCGGCACTCACGCCGCAGCCGACCGCCAACAGCTTCATGCGGGTGGACCAGTACCGGTCGAACGGCGGCATGCTCCCGTTCCTGGACAGCTACATGCCCGAGTACTGGCGCTACGACAGCCTCTGGGCGGCCGCGACACCCAAGGTGACACGGGGCTCGTACACCTTCGCGACGCGCTGGCGGCAGATCGAGCGGCCACTGACCTTCTCACTGGGCTCCCAGACGTACGAGAGCGCCGTCGTGCAGAGCCTGTCCCCCATGCTGCCCGAGGGCAGCAACCGGTACCGGGCCGTCTGGGCCGGGGACGGTTCGGCCGCGGACTTCGGCAGGCTCAAGATCCGTGGCCAGGTGGCGGTCGTCCGCCGCAGCGACTCCGTGTCCGCCCCTGACCAGGCCACGGCCGCGGCGAAGGCCGGCGCCAAGCTGCTCCTGATCCTCAACGACGGCTACGGAAAGCTGGATCCCTGGGCCGACCTGCCAGACGCCGCACCACTGCCGGTGGCCTCGCTCGGCACCGACGACAGCGTCCGTCTGCGCAGCGGCCTTCACTGGCCCGGAGCAGGACTGCTGAAGGTGGTCTCGCACCCCCAGCCGCATTATCTGTACGACCTGGTGCGGCACTACGACGGCGCGGTTCCCCGGAGCCTGACGTACCGGCCCGGTCCGGGCGATCTCGCCAGGATCGACGAGTCGTTCCGCGACACCAAGCAGGGCAAGGCCGTACAGATACGGTACGACCTCACCGTCGACTCCGGTCGGCCGCTGAACAGCAACGCCACCCCCGTCCCGGCCCAGGGCACCCTCACCTCGTGGGTGACAGCCGATCCCGGCGTCTCATGGGTGACCCAGGCCGCCGTCAGCGACCTCAGCCAGCAGGGCTCTCCACACTCGTACAAGGGGCGCGGCACTTCCGGCGAGGTCTGGTTCTCTCCCGTCCAGCATCCGCGGCTCCTCGACGACAGCGCCCACCGCGCCCCCTTCAGGATCGGCGACATCATCAGCACGTCATCGATCTCCGCGTGGGGGGACTCCGACAGCCACGCGGGTGTCGCCTACGCCGACGGCGACACCTCGACGATCTCCCTCTACCAGGGTGACCAGCTGCTCGGCGAAGAAGTCAACGAACGGATCGTCACCGTCGAAGGCCTACCGACGGATCCGCTGCCGTACCGGATCGTGGTGGAGGGTAAGCGTGATCTGCCGGGCCGGCCGTACTCGACCCGGACCCGTACCGAATGGGGATTCACCTCCGGCACCACGGACTACAGGGTCCTCAGCCCTCTGCCGCTCATCCAGCTGGACTACGCGGTGGACACCGACCTCTCCGGCCGGGCGAGCCGGCACGGCGCGCTGACCGTCACTCCCTCGCACTTCAAG